From a single Halopiger aswanensis genomic region:
- a CDS encoding response regulator — protein sequence MASADEQLGEPIDILLVEPNRGDTRLFEENFRNAKVLNTIHSVTDGESALDYVHQRGEYADKPCPDIILLEPQLPGKSGREVLQELKNDPELSDIPVVVLTGSDAEKEIVQSHGLDADTYIKKPIKPEDFVDFVQEVEEFWFAIVQQAPEQG from the coding sequence ATGGCTTCAGCAGACGAGCAACTAGGCGAGCCAATCGATATTCTTCTCGTCGAACCCAATCGTGGCGATACTCGTCTATTCGAAGAGAATTTCAGAAATGCAAAGGTCCTGAATACTATTCACAGTGTCACTGATGGCGAATCAGCGCTTGACTACGTCCATCAACGAGGAGAGTATGCTGACAAACCCTGTCCAGACATCATTCTACTCGAACCTCAACTACCCGGGAAAAGCGGCAGAGAAGTCCTACAAGAATTGAAAAACGATCCCGAATTAAGTGATATCCCCGTTGTTGTACTCACAGGTTCTGACGCAGAAAAAGAGATCGTACAATCACACGGCCTTGATGCAGATACATACATAAAGAAACCAATTAAGCCTGAGGATTTCGTTGACTTCGTCCAAGAAGTAGAGGAATTTTGGTTTGCGATTGTCCAACAAGCACCAGAACAAGGCTGA
- a CDS encoding PadR family transcriptional regulator, with product MYDLTGFQRDLLYVIAGQDEPHGLAIKDELEEYYEKEIHHGRLYPNLDTLVDKGLVEKGQEDRRTNFYTLTRRGTREIEARREWENQYVDLD from the coding sequence ATGTACGATCTCACGGGGTTCCAGCGTGACTTGTTGTACGTGATTGCTGGACAGGACGAGCCACATGGGCTGGCGATCAAGGACGAGCTTGAGGAGTACTACGAGAAGGAGATCCACCATGGGCGATTGTACCCGAATCTCGACACGCTCGTGGACAAGGGCCTTGTCGAGAAAGGACAGGAGGACCGGCGAACGAATTTTTACACGCTGACGCGGCGCGGTACGCGTGAGATCGAAGCACGGCGGGAATGGGAGAATCAGTACGTCGATCTTGATTGA
- a CDS encoding tetratricopeptide repeat protein, which translates to MIDKIADLFRSSEEVPDLLEVLGLEGGYLELSEEEQEKLYEYSTAVGTGGKFNQLDQSVTSTSQTQQGYLKGVGSSAVSSKDYDFAEKVLLKALEAEDDNPTDRHFVYNSLIDLYYKQRDYRDDAIEKCIQYCKEDIEIVDDFLDEWKQEYGGELPNIPSFKRMAIIYEKQGRYEEALEVCEMALDRGLDDGTKGGFEGRKERVQNKMDE; encoded by the coding sequence ATGATAGACAAGATTGCTGATCTTTTTCGATCAAGTGAGGAGGTGCCGGATTTGTTGGAGGTGCTTGGGTTAGAAGGGGGGTACTTAGAGTTGTCCGAAGAAGAGCAAGAGAAGTTGTATGAGTACAGCACGGCAGTTGGGACGGGAGGTAAGTTCAACCAGTTAGATCAGTCGGTCACGTCTACTTCACAGACACAGCAAGGCTATCTCAAGGGTGTCGGCTCGTCTGCAGTAAGTAGCAAGGACTATGATTTTGCTGAGAAGGTTCTGCTGAAAGCATTAGAGGCTGAGGACGACAATCCGACTGATCGCCATTTCGTGTATAATTCGCTGATCGATCTATACTATAAGCAACGAGACTACCGTGATGATGCGATCGAGAAGTGCATTCAGTACTGTAAGGAGGATATCGAGATTGTTGATGACTTCTTAGATGAGTGGAAGCAGGAATACGGTGGTGAACTGCCGAATATCCCGTCGTTCAAGCGGATGGCGATTATCTATGAGAAGCAGGGACGATATGAAGAGGCTCTCGAGGTCTGTGAGATGGCACTTGACCGTGGATTAGATGATGGGACAAAGGGCGGTTTTGAAGGCCGGAAAGAACGCGTCCAGAATAAAATGGACGAATAG
- a CDS encoding competence protein CoiA family protein: MSFLALRESDGASVLPEEVDNGVDVECPTCGETMRARGPSKDGRARHFFHRSDTDCPGGESDVHRKQKSLAVSAFRVRMTEYIRCGLEVEVDVSDTRTGVDTRRADALLEFEDEHQIFGNGLIIEVQYRNHNKNIPATTFDYLSKGYSIIWANQDTFTDNRFLLDEVIVDFDSSGQTYRPAVTEPEDLLPLEPPTLTGTKYYFDERADGPETPGMRSEDECDHRWVEQYEYCYQCSECEAKLHANPSIFVEDDSVEQESRVNENGSKNIGYVISLEENSFEDISTYHARGELIEIRGRIRECTECGTEYVRIIGWDGGNLYSAGRLHDHLAEKPYISYRKVNGQWKMCCPNCGDVEWYRWSEQSDLYYSSSQIDTIWIPEDEQIVF; the protein is encoded by the coding sequence ATGAGTTTCCTTGCTCTACGAGAATCAGATGGGGCATCTGTTCTACCAGAGGAAGTAGACAATGGTGTAGACGTAGAGTGCCCTACCTGCGGGGAAACAATGCGTGCACGCGGCCCCTCCAAAGATGGGCGGGCCCGGCACTTCTTCCACCGTTCAGATACTGACTGTCCTGGTGGAGAATCAGATGTTCACCGGAAACAGAAATCACTTGCAGTCTCTGCGTTTCGTGTTCGAATGACGGAGTATATTCGTTGCGGATTAGAGGTTGAAGTCGATGTCAGTGATACACGAACTGGGGTAGATACACGTAGGGCAGATGCGCTTCTTGAATTTGAGGACGAACATCAAATCTTCGGCAATGGACTGATTATCGAGGTGCAGTACCGGAATCACAACAAGAACATTCCAGCGACAACCTTCGACTATCTCTCAAAGGGATACAGCATTATTTGGGCGAATCAGGACACCTTCACAGACAACCGGTTTCTGCTCGATGAGGTTATAGTAGATTTCGACAGCTCTGGTCAAACATATCGCCCTGCCGTAACTGAGCCAGAGGATCTTCTTCCACTGGAGCCACCGACTCTGACCGGAACTAAGTACTATTTTGATGAGCGGGCTGATGGGCCGGAAACGCCGGGTATGCGTTCAGAGGACGAGTGTGATCACAGGTGGGTAGAGCAATACGAGTATTGCTATCAGTGTAGTGAGTGTGAGGCAAAGCTGCACGCGAACCCGTCGATCTTTGTGGAAGATGACAGTGTAGAACAGGAATCTAGAGTGAATGAAAACGGAAGTAAGAATATAGGATACGTGATTTCACTGGAGGAGAACTCGTTCGAGGATATTTCTACGTATCATGCTCGAGGTGAGTTGATAGAGATTCGGGGTCGTATCCGTGAGTGTACCGAGTGTGGAACTGAGTATGTGCGTATCATCGGGTGGGATGGCGGAAATCTGTACTCAGCTGGTCGGCTACACGATCACCTTGCAGAGAAACCATATATCTCATATCGAAAAGTGAACGGGCAGTGGAAGATGTGTTGCCCTAATTGTGGAGACGTAGAGTGGTACCGGTGGTCTGAACAGAGTGATTTATACTACTCATCATCACAGATAGACACCATTTGGATTCCAGAAGACGAACAAATCGTTTTCTAA
- a CDS encoding HalOD1 output domain-containing protein → MQDSNPVVRVVNAVADREGVDPVELTPPLHSVIDTDALDALFQSPSQQDRSKVCVEFRYKGYLVRVTGSDEVEVVDYSLRADTDLEI, encoded by the coding sequence ATGCAGGATTCTAATCCTGTGGTCAGAGTAGTAAACGCGGTGGCTGATCGTGAGGGTGTGGATCCTGTCGAATTGACTCCGCCGCTTCATTCTGTGATTGATACTGACGCACTTGACGCGTTGTTCCAGTCCCCCTCTCAACAGGATCGTAGTAAGGTCTGTGTTGAATTCCGGTATAAGGGCTATCTGGTTCGGGTTACTGGTTCTGATGAGGTAGAGGTGGTTGATTATTCTTTACGAGCTGATACAGATTTAGAAATTTGA
- a CDS encoding helix-turn-helix domain-containing protein, with the protein MAHNTTHRDQPDTTDAIDSTVENQRQRLNVLTQQTRFVLIQNILSHPQQLPTLKELDYVNPSKSKSTIREHLKVLIEHDIVEECTLPKDERKRDLPWRFYGLTDIGRDLLEEMGLLGAEGTLQDMFEMLETTDEIEKYAQAPRPRDAETDEELTGSDALEAYIRDQKANTQSVADQVAVATALYEDEIGPDHDGLTRSEIAERLAFEYSSGTVLNYLVDLDILEEFQPPGPSTYVISERRDQIINGEVEETVDEEIERLIDHMDDRIIPMDDGQPGDRVVIADGAGRTIRSILAEEFDVPSDDVASYLRDGDQLTKLNRAVDAIEESEDIDKGDNYGRVIFRNAAYRYRLSEFGMSLAESGVTQEG; encoded by the coding sequence ATGGCACACAACACGACGCATCGGGATCAGCCCGATACGACCGATGCAATCGACAGTACGGTTGAAAACCAGCGACAGCGCCTGAATGTCCTTACCCAACAGACGCGGTTTGTCCTCATCCAGAATATTCTTTCTCATCCGCAGCAGCTTCCCACGCTCAAAGAACTCGATTATGTGAATCCGAGCAAGAGCAAGAGTACGATCCGCGAACATCTTAAGGTGCTGATCGAGCACGATATCGTAGAGGAGTGTACGCTCCCGAAAGACGAGCGTAAACGCGATTTGCCGTGGCGTTTCTACGGTCTCACGGATATCGGTCGCGATCTGTTGGAAGAGATGGGGTTGCTTGGGGCAGAGGGTACGCTGCAGGATATGTTTGAGATGCTGGAAACGACGGATGAGATCGAGAAATACGCACAGGCTCCTCGCCCAAGAGATGCCGAGACAGACGAGGAACTGACTGGTAGTGACGCTCTCGAGGCATATATCCGGGATCAGAAGGCAAACACCCAGAGTGTTGCTGACCAAGTTGCTGTAGCTACTGCTCTGTATGAGGACGAGATCGGACCTGATCACGATGGTTTAACTCGAAGCGAGATTGCGGAACGGCTGGCTTTCGAGTATTCGTCGGGAACGGTGCTGAACTATCTTGTCGATCTTGATATCCTTGAGGAATTCCAGCCACCTGGTCCGTCGACATACGTGATCAGTGAACGGCGAGATCAGATCATTAACGGGGAGGTTGAGGAAACAGTCGACGAGGAAATCGAGCGTCTCATCGACCATATGGATGACCGGATCATACCGATGGATGACGGCCAACCGGGAGACCGAGTGGTTATCGCGGATGGCGCTGGTCGAACGATCCGATCCATCTTGGCCGAAGAATTCGATGTTCCCTCAGATGACGTTGCGTCCTATCTCCGTGACGGTGACCAATTGACAAAACTGAACCGAGCCGTCGATGCGATCGAAGAGAGTGAAGACATTGACAAAGGGGATAACTATGGGCGAGTCATCTTCCGTAATGCTGCTTACCGATATCGGCTTTCCGAGTTTGGAATGTCTCTTGCCGAGAGTGGCGTGACTCAGGAAGGATAG
- a CDS encoding DUF7344 domain-containing protein: MGDDYSSDDARTDASDDALSNTDEDEIPLSPSIVFGILADKQDRFVLYLLKERGGTIALDELATAVAAWENETRPELITKEMEDRMQTQLYHASIPKLAEYGLVVTQESEAVTLTERGEQLDEYLEFAKERERRDVQQFLAQNQRDHDR; encoded by the coding sequence ATGGGGGATGACTACTCGTCGGACGACGCAAGAACTGATGCATCAGATGATGCGTTGTCGAACACAGATGAGGACGAAATCCCGCTCTCACCGAGCATCGTGTTCGGGATTTTAGCGGACAAACAGGATCGATTCGTTCTGTATCTGCTCAAGGAGCGTGGTGGGACGATCGCACTGGACGAGTTAGCCACTGCTGTCGCGGCGTGGGAGAATGAGACGCGCCCGGAATTGATCACGAAAGAGATGGAGGATCGGATGCAGACACAGCTTTATCACGCCAGTATCCCGAAGCTCGCTGAATACGGGCTCGTAGTGACGCAGGAGTCAGAAGCGGTGACGCTTACTGAGCGAGGTGAGCAACTGGATGAGTATCTCGAGTTCGCCAAGGAGCGAGAGCGCCGGGATGTTCAGCAGTTTCTCGCCCAGAATCAGCGTGACCATGATCGGTGA
- a CDS encoding DUF7344 domain-containing protein translates to MRLGQKQGVQPNHDDVQVDPQHHHLPKMADAGVIDYDVRSQKIEYREDGRLEEAYDRVSNLGIK, encoded by the coding sequence TTGAGATTAGGGCAGAAACAGGGGGTTCAGCCGAATCATGATGATGTCCAAGTTGACCCTCAGCATCATCATCTCCCGAAAATGGCGGATGCTGGTGTGATCGATTACGATGTGAGGAGTCAAAAGATAGAGTATCGAGAGGATGGACGGCTTGAGGAAGCGTATGATCGGGTGAGTAATCTCGGTATCAAGTAA
- a CDS encoding competence protein CoiA family protein, translating into MPFVAEHKGARVIPPQVEKGADLVCPKCGGRMKIKDGSVVRHFYHPPEDNECRGESDEHLRMKSIAYSNLTGEFPDADVELCIDEDPALGNPEYPDADVELERGINNRRADIRVEFDSPRFPEGKGIGIEIQYRHEDKDIEAVTVEYLKEEYSVLWLYEDDFDGFDVDLSGVLTVWPYAVLHDFSKGYHEAVQRLQNEKTDSVETRVELPPEYLYRYKPDFKKSWEYGRFLTAESDDSFDFCFEWLSASHSSVQKWIRVAENPDGETVLQLGKDKHGSTEQVISPIELNNRRNRGKVHSLAYSVKESNPASVDDWTDLEKVWLDTGIYGTNLLLKLVAAPNKNRGLYLGKYGDDIEDEFVTVVPDREIDLKSALHNIAEELG; encoded by the coding sequence ATGCCGTTTGTAGCTGAACACAAGGGAGCGAGGGTGATACCACCACAGGTAGAGAAGGGTGCTGATCTGGTTTGTCCGAAATGCGGTGGGAGAATGAAAATAAAAGATGGGTCTGTTGTACGGCATTTCTATCATCCACCGGAGGATAACGAGTGTCGCGGTGAATCGGACGAGCATCTTCGCATGAAGTCGATCGCCTACTCAAACCTTACTGGCGAGTTCCCTGATGCTGATGTCGAACTTTGCATTGATGAAGATCCTGCGTTGGGTAATCCAGAGTATCCTGATGCCGATGTGGAATTGGAACGAGGAATCAACAACCGACGAGCAGATATCCGTGTTGAGTTTGACTCCCCACGCTTCCCTGAAGGAAAGGGGATTGGGATCGAGATTCAGTACCGGCATGAAGACAAAGATATTGAGGCCGTTACGGTAGAATACCTGAAAGAAGAGTATAGCGTTCTCTGGCTTTACGAAGACGATTTTGACGGGTTCGATGTTGATCTCTCCGGTGTTCTCACTGTATGGCCGTACGCAGTCCTACACGACTTTTCGAAGGGATATCACGAGGCTGTTCAACGGCTTCAAAACGAGAAAACGGACAGTGTTGAAACCCGCGTAGAACTTCCACCAGAGTACTTGTATCGATACAAGCCCGATTTCAAGAAATCTTGGGAATATGGACGGTTCCTTACGGCAGAGAGTGATGACTCGTTCGACTTCTGTTTCGAGTGGTTAAGTGCAAGTCACAGCAGCGTACAAAAGTGGATTCGGGTTGCCGAAAATCCTGACGGAGAAACTGTGCTTCAACTGGGGAAAGACAAGCACGGATCAACTGAACAAGTTATATCACCAATTGAGCTGAATAACCGACGAAATCGTGGGAAGGTTCACAGTCTCGCTTACTCAGTAAAAGAGAGTAATCCAGCCTCTGTAGATGACTGGACTGATCTCGAGAAGGTCTGGCTCGATACGGGTATCTATGGAACCAACTTGCTTCTGAAGCTTGTAGCTGCCCCCAATAAGAATAGAGGCTTGTATCTCGGAAAGTACGGAGACGACATAGAAGATGAGTTCGTCACTGTTGTACCTGATCGGGAGATCGATCTGAAGTCAGCTCTTCACAATATCGCTGAAGAGTTAGGCTGA
- a CDS encoding sensor histidine kinase yields MTEHLPLSEFASDDADDSRTTETRTEETVTMTADERVATYLIEDQMADLTDAIREAVQNGIDSPGSSRVLVSISPERSIILDDGAGVDLESTEGRRNLSVLGAGSKQRSDDETIGEWGIGKGAIIAKGAVRIWSHDTALHFDYRDQRHAGPWADVSGRDGQLVDTDHSLEGVLVEIDHYEAEVPDPDSYRWRRYVRDLRKRFAYVQSRTGVSVVINGESVDEGDPLEAVTNSPHPSLTRDTEEAILALEYAPHDGLDIYSNGLYVTTKREYGLGGVVVSKGNLTLNFARNDIQSGCDRWQRIEDTLEQARDELYESVSDDRLTAESREVMLEAIASESARGEQWADRQLFQLATESHISLEEIQAAPKIGWAEGAEKGADKLVERGYVVLDTSDSATQRLREIAADEETSIELPPTFDVGEQAKSEGVWTGYRRIDDESQLNADQRRYLSFARVLAEELGIDRDVYYGEASADAWTDGRTYIVITDSAVTSRQRAVWMHDLYLVLLHEAAHDTSSTERPSHGHHFESTFRSLVEDPENRDAFATVVEQILDRGFEPVFGEYGFQ; encoded by the coding sequence ATGACAGAGCATTTGCCCCTGTCGGAGTTCGCGAGCGACGACGCAGACGACTCGAGGACGACAGAGACACGGACAGAAGAGACAGTGACGATGACCGCTGACGAGCGGGTTGCAACGTACCTGATCGAAGATCAGATGGCGGATCTTACCGACGCGATCCGGGAAGCAGTTCAAAACGGGATTGACAGTCCTGGTTCGTCTCGCGTTCTGGTCAGTATCTCGCCTGAGCGATCGATTATCCTCGATGATGGCGCTGGCGTTGACCTCGAGTCAACTGAAGGACGACGTAACTTGTCGGTCCTCGGCGCAGGAAGCAAGCAACGATCAGACGACGAGACGATTGGAGAATGGGGCATCGGAAAGGGCGCAATCATCGCGAAAGGCGCCGTCCGAATTTGGAGCCACGACACCGCACTTCACTTCGACTATCGAGATCAGCGTCACGCAGGACCGTGGGCAGACGTCAGCGGTCGCGATGGACAACTCGTGGATACTGACCACTCACTCGAGGGCGTCCTCGTCGAGATCGATCACTACGAGGCCGAGGTTCCTGATCCGGATAGCTATCGATGGCGGCGCTACGTTCGCGATCTTCGCAAGCGCTTCGCGTACGTTCAGTCACGAACGGGCGTCTCGGTCGTGATCAACGGGGAATCGGTTGACGAGGGTGATCCACTTGAGGCGGTCACGAACTCGCCCCACCCGTCGCTTACCCGTGATACCGAGGAGGCGATCCTCGCACTCGAGTATGCGCCACACGACGGTCTTGATATCTACAGTAACGGGTTGTACGTAACGACCAAGCGTGAGTACGGACTCGGCGGTGTCGTCGTCTCAAAGGGCAATCTGACGCTGAACTTTGCGCGCAACGATATCCAATCCGGCTGTGATCGCTGGCAGCGGATCGAGGATACACTCGAGCAGGCCCGTGACGAACTCTACGAGAGCGTCTCCGATGATCGGCTCACAGCCGAGAGTCGAGAAGTCATGCTCGAGGCAATAGCGTCCGAGTCAGCAAGGGGAGAACAGTGGGCCGACCGGCAACTGTTTCAGCTAGCGACGGAGTCCCATATTAGTCTCGAGGAGATCCAGGCCGCTCCGAAGATCGGCTGGGCCGAGGGCGCTGAGAAAGGGGCGGACAAACTCGTCGAGCGTGGTTACGTCGTCCTCGATACGAGTGATTCAGCGACGCAACGGCTTCGCGAAATTGCCGCTGACGAAGAGACCTCGATTGAACTCCCGCCGACATTCGATGTCGGTGAGCAGGCTAAATCAGAAGGAGTCTGGACTGGCTATCGGCGAATCGACGATGAGTCGCAATTGAACGCCGATCAGCGACGGTATCTCTCGTTCGCTCGAGTGTTGGCAGAGGAGTTGGGAATCGATCGCGACGTGTACTACGGAGAGGCAAGTGCCGATGCGTGGACTGATGGTCGGACATATATCGTGATCACTGACTCGGCTGTAACGAGTCGGCAGCGCGCCGTGTGGATGCACGACCTCTATCTAGTGTTGCTGCACGAAGCCGCCCACGACACCTCGAGTACGGAGCGTCCCTCGCATGGGCATCACTTCGAGAGTACGTTTCGATCGCTCGTTGAGGATCCAGAAAATCGCGACGCGTTCGCTACAGTAGTAGAGCAGATTCTCGATAGGGGATTCGAGCCAGTGTTTGGCGAATACGGATTTCAGTGA
- a CDS encoding response regulator, whose product MTENTDSDQILLVEDNPGDVRLIREAFRDAEFHAVIHTAIDGVEAIEFLTDEESPCPDLVLLDLNLPRKDGFDVLEEIRNDPELQRVPVLVLTSSTAREDVVSSYEEQANAYLTKPNNPEEFMELAQAVEEFWIDHVRLPPCP is encoded by the coding sequence GTGACTGAAAATACCGATTCAGATCAGATACTACTAGTAGAGGATAACCCGGGGGATGTCCGATTGATTCGAGAGGCTTTTCGAGATGCCGAATTCCACGCAGTCATTCATACTGCTATCGATGGTGTCGAAGCCATCGAGTTCTTGACAGACGAGGAGTCTCCGTGTCCAGATCTGGTGTTGTTAGATTTGAATCTACCACGCAAAGATGGGTTTGATGTGTTAGAGGAGATTCGTAATGACCCTGAGCTACAGCGTGTGCCGGTGCTTGTACTGACGAGCTCGACGGCGAGAGAGGATGTCGTTTCGAGTTATGAGGAACAGGCGAATGCGTACTTGACGAAGCCTAACAATCCTGAAGAGTTCATGGAGTTAGCGCAGGCGGTGGAGGAGTTCTGGATTGATCATGTTCGATTGCCGCCTTGTCCGTGA
- a CDS encoding ComEC/Rec2 family competence protein, producing MAAVEIYIWDVERGDAIFIKGPERNAVIDLGQHANGFSPSRHIHTQHGIDSVDYLVLTHPDEDHIEDLPEFSSYFSPEVIARRNEADKYISRRKNDLYPDRSHYQSVTEAYLTLTDTYDKQATFSPSDPSWNGGLTFTHHILPLEEAGTTPINELNRGETVNLNNLSILTVLEYGSFKLVTAGDLEQKAIETLLQQSSVRDDLRDTNVLIAPHHGRESSYTPKLFQYMTPELVAISDAKAGSTNASQKYSAQATGATVSRRSGTTTDRNVVTTRQDGVIYLGIDDGAYRIRID from the coding sequence ATGGCTGCTGTTGAAATCTATATTTGGGACGTGGAGCGGGGGGATGCGATTTTTATTAAGGGGCCAGAACGTAACGCGGTTATTGATCTCGGTCAGCACGCGAATGGGTTTTCACCCAGTCGCCACATCCATACACAACATGGAATCGACTCGGTTGATTATCTAGTACTCACGCATCCAGATGAAGATCACATCGAAGACCTCCCCGAGTTTTCATCGTACTTTTCACCCGAAGTGATTGCCCGTCGTAACGAAGCAGACAAGTACATCAGTCGGCGGAAAAACGACCTCTATCCCGATCGTTCACACTATCAGTCAGTAACGGAAGCGTATCTGACACTCACCGACACATACGATAAACAAGCAACCTTTTCACCGAGTGATCCCTCTTGGAACGGAGGTCTGACGTTCACTCATCACATTCTTCCGTTAGAAGAGGCCGGAACGACACCGATCAACGAGTTGAACAGGGGAGAGACAGTGAACCTGAATAATCTAAGCATTTTGACGGTCCTTGAATATGGATCATTTAAGCTCGTTACTGCGGGCGATCTCGAACAGAAGGCAATCGAAACTCTTCTGCAACAGTCTTCTGTCCGTGATGACCTTCGCGATACGAATGTTCTCATTGCACCTCACCACGGTCGTGAGAGCAGTTATACTCCGAAATTATTTCAATATATGACGCCTGAGTTAGTCGCGATTTCGGATGCAAAAGCTGGATCGACGAATGCCAGCCAAAAATATAGTGCGCAGGCAACTGGTGCTACCGTTTCTCGACGATCTGGAACAACCACGGATCGAAATGTTGTCACGACGCGTCAGGATGGTGTGATCTATCTCGGAATTGATGACGGAGCGTACCGAATCCGTATTGATTGA
- a CDS encoding DUF7563 family protein, translated as MPKCQNCGAHVTARYRRVFGDNNGEVHGCRECMSTTDIINGKATQDS; from the coding sequence ATGCCTAAGTGCCAGAACTGTGGAGCACATGTCACCGCCCGGTACCGCCGTGTTTTCGGAGACAACAACGGGGAGGTTCACGGCTGTCGAGAGTGCATGAGCACTACCGATATCATCAATGGGAAGGCAACACAAGACTCCTGA
- a CDS encoding Cdc6/Cdc18 family protein, with amino-acid sequence MGMFQRDRQVFADAEPLDDSYEPEDIRERDTELEKYQRALQPIIDNRPTSNIFLYGKTGTGKTVATKFMLSHLETDAAEYDDVDLSTVWVSCENLSSSYQVAVALVNELRANLEKDRISTTGYSQQRVFDLLYEELDALGGTVVVVLDEIDNIGDSDDILYGLPRARSNGYVDDVRPVIIGISNDFQFRDNLSPKVKDTLAEKEILFPPYDANQLRSILQPRAEKAFHDDVLSDDVVPLCAAFAAQDTGSARQAIRLLREAGELAQANDSDTVSEEDVRDAQDELEKNQLYEGMQELTTQGHAVLCALAYHQAAGDIPVRSRDLYNRYVKICDRLDADSVSERRVRDHLSDMNMLGLINVYERNEGLSAGRYHEYELDVPLKAVLEVLLSTTRFKELADIIQSTANDNNLLQSDIFDY; translated from the coding sequence ATGGGGATGTTTCAACGAGATCGTCAGGTATTCGCTGACGCTGAACCCCTTGACGACTCTTATGAGCCTGAAGATATTCGTGAGCGGGATACTGAATTAGAAAAGTACCAGCGAGCACTTCAACCAATCATCGATAACCGGCCGACATCAAACATCTTTCTGTACGGCAAAACAGGAACAGGAAAGACTGTTGCGACGAAGTTTATGCTGTCGCATTTGGAAACCGATGCAGCGGAATACGATGATGTCGATCTATCGACTGTTTGGGTTAGCTGTGAGAATCTTTCTTCATCTTACCAGGTCGCTGTCGCTCTCGTTAATGAACTTCGTGCAAATCTGGAGAAAGACCGCATTAGTACTACGGGCTACTCTCAACAGCGAGTTTTTGACCTTCTGTACGAAGAACTTGACGCGCTCGGTGGTACTGTCGTGGTTGTCCTCGACGAGATCGATAATATTGGGGATTCTGATGACATTCTCTATGGGCTTCCTCGAGCACGGTCGAACGGATATGTTGACGATGTCCGCCCAGTGATCATCGGTATTAGCAACGACTTCCAGTTCCGAGATAATCTCTCACCGAAAGTCAAGGATACACTCGCAGAAAAAGAGATTCTCTTCCCTCCCTACGACGCGAACCAATTGCGCTCGATTCTCCAACCACGTGCTGAGAAAGCGTTCCATGATGATGTCTTGTCAGATGATGTTGTCCCGCTTTGTGCAGCGTTTGCTGCCCAAGATACGGGCTCAGCTCGCCAGGCGATTCGACTACTTCGCGAGGCTGGCGAACTTGCACAAGCCAATGACTCCGATACTGTATCCGAAGAGGACGTCCGAGACGCTCAGGACGAACTCGAAAAGAACCAGCTCTATGAAGGAATGCAGGAACTTACGACACAGGGACATGCCGTACTCTGTGCGCTTGCATATCATCAAGCGGCCGGTGACATTCCTGTCCGCTCTCGTGACCTCTATAATCGCTACGTGAAGATTTGCGACCGGCTTGATGCTGATAGTGTGAGCGAACGGCGTGTCCGCGATCACCTGTCGGATATGAATATGCTTGGGCTCATCAACGTCTATGAGCGGAACGAGGGACTCTCTGCTGGTCGATATCACGAGTACGAACTTGATGTCCCATTGAAAGCGGTTCTTGAGGTTCTCCTCTCAACAACTCGCTTCAAAGAGCTTGCAGACATTATTCAATCAACGGCTAATGATAACAACCTACTTCAGTCGGACATCTTCGACTACTGA
- a CDS encoding DUF7344 domain-containing protein yields MVSLDTIFELLSDERRRYALYYLYEKDGPVPIEELVGTIADWEDDPPEEDSWEKFDEIVVDLQHTHLPKTAEVEFIQYRRDQEVIQVQGSPPKFDAFVTIAKLLEQPENNGPS; encoded by the coding sequence ATGGTATCATTAGACACGATATTCGAGTTGCTCAGCGACGAACGCAGGCGATATGCTCTATACTATCTGTATGAGAAGGACGGTCCTGTACCCATTGAGGAGCTTGTAGGGACGATTGCTGATTGGGAGGATGATCCACCGGAAGAGGATTCGTGGGAGAAGTTCGATGAGATCGTGGTGGATCTACAGCATACCCATCTTCCGAAGACTGCGGAGGTAGAATTCATCCAGTATCGTCGTGATCAGGAGGTTATTCAAGTGCAGGGTTCGCCACCGAAATTCGATGCGTTCGTAACAATCGCCAAACTGCTTGAACAGCCCGAGAATAACGGGCCAAGTTGA